In methanogenic archaeon ISO4-H5, the following are encoded in one genomic region:
- a CDS encoding transmembrane protein has translation MLLCFAASWPFNIHKSWVSRTAVGKSIAFEGIIEIGYCFGIAAHAVNGDFNYVLAFYFLDICLVATDMLLYFRNRKLDRERESLLKSIKD, from the coding sequence ATGCTGCTGTGCTTCGCAGCTTCGTGGCCGTTCAACATCCACAAGTCATGGGTGAGCCGTACCGCCGTCGGCAAGAGCATCGCGTTCGAAGGGATAATCGAGATAGGCTATTGCTTCGGTATCGCGGCCCATGCGGTGAACGGCGATTTCAACTACGTCCTGGCGTTCTATTTCCTGGATATCTGCCTCGTGGCGACCGACATGCTGCTCTATTTCCGCAACAGGAAACTCGACCGCGAGAGGGAATCTCTGCTCAAGTCTATTAAGGACTGA
- a CDS encoding Raf kinase inhibitor-like protein → MEISCSGITDGIIEDRFGAKGTEFTHGHMPSRSLPLKITDAPAGTASFAVIFDDPDSVPPCGFKWVHWLVSGLRKTELPENASQEDGDLVQGANSWYQHGIDDPKKASFYGGPAPPDKEHTYILTVLALDFVPVLRTGFSVDDLMKVSKDHVLAKASVKGRYSPKA, encoded by the coding sequence ATGGAAATAAGCTGCAGCGGAATCACCGACGGCATCATCGAAGACCGGTTCGGCGCCAAAGGCACCGAGTTCACCCACGGACACATGCCTTCGCGCTCCCTTCCTTTGAAGATTACCGACGCACCCGCCGGCACGGCATCTTTTGCGGTCATCTTCGATGACCCCGACTCCGTCCCGCCCTGCGGCTTCAAATGGGTTCATTGGCTCGTCTCCGGTCTCAGGAAGACCGAGCTTCCCGAGAACGCCTCCCAGGAGGACGGCGATCTCGTGCAGGGAGCCAACAGCTGGTACCAGCACGGCATAGACGATCCCAAGAAGGCATCGTTCTACGGCGGTCCCGCCCCTCCCGACAAGGAGCACACATACATCCTCACGGTGCTCGCACTGGACTTCGTGCCCGTCCTCAGGACCGGATTCAGCGTAGACGACCTCATGAAAGTGAGCAAGGACCATGTCCTGGCGAAGGCCTCCGTCAAGGGAAGGTACTCGCCGAAGGCCTGA
- a CDS encoding transmembrane protein: MGESGKTRLQRICSIAKYIVLAGIVLCLLILLGSVCLLVMASVDSAFVTEGLSREEMYFLLLISILNQIVSSILFYFLYQLSKSIGDGNSPFVSANVWLLKKMAILLLIGWIVGTCAGFALSAVWSIPLTGINGDALLMAGIIYVISLVFEYGVRLQEESDGFV; the protein is encoded by the coding sequence ATGGGAGAGTCCGGGAAGACACGTCTTCAGAGGATATGCAGCATCGCGAAATACATCGTACTGGCAGGTATCGTCCTGTGTTTACTGATCCTGCTGGGATCCGTCTGTCTGCTGGTGATGGCCTCCGTCGACTCTGCGTTCGTGACCGAGGGTCTGAGCCGCGAAGAGATGTACTTCCTGCTGTTGATTTCAATTCTCAATCAGATTGTCAGCAGTATACTGTTCTATTTCCTCTATCAGCTGAGCAAATCCATCGGTGACGGCAATTCGCCTTTCGTCTCAGCCAACGTATGGCTGCTGAAGAAGATGGCGATCCTCCTTCTCATCGGGTGGATTGTTGGTACCTGTGCCGGCTTCGCACTCTCCGCGGTATGGTCGATACCTCTCACGGGAATCAACGGGGACGCACTTCTCATGGCGGGAATAATCTATGTGATTTCCCTGGTCTTCGAGTACGGCGTGCGTCTGCAGGAGGAATCCGACGGATTCGTGTGA
- a CDS encoding elongation factor Tu domain 2 protein: MGNLNVAVVGATGLADKIGKKGTVTDMTFYEVKEGSDSITLIEPSKYPDKLQSLFYATEMAEFCILVVDKIDSFLGETIVMVDSQKMDKGWIVLRNYIQPEQLTPLIAGTSLEHYEFVEENHVDMRLALIAMAKAENRKAGDGTCGSCPVDSHFNVKGVGTVVLGSVADGWFRKHDKMTVWPLGKQVTLKSIQKHDIDCDDGVKGDHVGLALRDIESDELDRGFVCSTDPGIKMSDSYHGKVQYNKYWKNAVKEGMMLHVGHWMQILPVRVVLAGADKDSEVTFELDGKMIHKSGDKGVLMYYDGGKLRVIGTITFP, encoded by the coding sequence CAAGGAGGGAAGCGATTCCATCACCCTCATCGAGCCCAGCAAGTATCCCGACAAGCTGCAGTCCCTGTTCTACGCCACCGAGATGGCGGAGTTCTGCATCCTGGTGGTCGACAAGATCGACTCCTTCCTCGGAGAGACCATCGTCATGGTCGACTCCCAGAAGATGGACAAGGGATGGATCGTCCTCAGGAACTACATCCAGCCCGAACAGCTCACCCCGCTTATTGCTGGTACATCACTCGAGCACTACGAGTTCGTGGAGGAGAACCACGTCGACATGCGTCTGGCACTTATCGCCATGGCCAAGGCCGAGAACAGGAAGGCCGGCGACGGAACCTGCGGTTCCTGTCCCGTGGACAGCCACTTCAACGTCAAGGGTGTGGGTACCGTCGTCCTCGGTTCGGTGGCCGACGGCTGGTTCAGGAAGCACGACAAGATGACCGTGTGGCCCCTCGGCAAGCAGGTCACCCTGAAATCCATCCAGAAGCACGATATTGACTGCGACGACGGTGTCAAGGGAGACCATGTGGGACTCGCCCTCAGGGACATCGAGAGCGACGAGCTCGACAGGGGATTCGTGTGCTCCACCGACCCCGGCATCAAGATGAGCGACTCCTACCACGGCAAGGTCCAGTACAACAAATACTGGAAGAACGCCGTCAAAGAGGGCATGATGCTCCACGTCGGTCACTGGATGCAGATCCTGCCCGTCCGCGTGGTCCTCGCAGGAGCCGACAAGGACTCCGAGGTCACCTTCGAACTCGACGGCAAGATGATCCACAAGTCCGGCGACAAAGGCGTGCTGATGTACTACGACGGCGGCAAGCTCAGGGTCATCGGCACCATCACCTTCCCCTGA
- a CDS encoding transcriptional regulator XRE family, producing MPIIVRLDRVMADRKISLNELAEKVGITNVNLSKLKTGKVSGIRFSTLELICEALDCQPGDIMEFVPESKEE from the coding sequence ATGCCGATCATCGTGAGACTAGACAGGGTCATGGCGGACCGGAAGATATCCCTCAACGAACTCGCTGAGAAGGTAGGCATCACCAACGTCAATCTTTCCAAGCTCAAGACCGGCAAGGTTTCAGGTATCAGGTTCTCCACTTTGGAACTGATTTGCGAAGCCTTGGACTGCCAGCCCGGGGACATAATGGAATTCGTCCCCGAATCGAAAGAAGAATAA
- a CDS encoding ABC transporter ATP-binding protein, with protein MTFEYPIEFETLRKEYGDFVAVNDLSLQIKKNSFTGLLGPNGAGKSTSLKILTNLIHATSGKVYINGNDVFDDPKAALEGVGTVVETPEFYGYLSPVETFRYVGEIFGMSKDSIQTQTEEILAKVKMQDWADKKIGTFSKGMRQRISIGLALLNDPSVIILDEPTSGLDPRGMAEMREILKNIRNDNNNLTVLMSSHMMHEVSDLCDRIAIINHGTLVADDDYEHIIADSDTRIVVVKPLQAPNDEMIAQISRLDNVVSAERMGGDINVRLRGNTADMAVLFRQMAELDFPIYGMSESSNALEDRYLALIKESR; from the coding sequence ATGACCTTCGAGTACCCTATAGAATTCGAGACCCTGCGCAAGGAGTACGGTGACTTCGTGGCCGTGAACGACCTCTCGCTGCAGATTAAGAAGAACAGCTTCACCGGTCTCCTGGGGCCGAACGGAGCTGGAAAGAGCACCTCGCTCAAGATACTGACCAACCTCATCCACGCCACCTCAGGCAAGGTTTACATCAACGGAAACGACGTCTTCGACGACCCCAAGGCCGCACTCGAGGGGGTCGGAACCGTGGTGGAGACACCGGAATTCTACGGCTATCTCTCACCCGTTGAGACATTCAGATATGTAGGCGAGATATTCGGAATGAGCAAGGACAGCATACAGACCCAGACCGAGGAAATCCTTGCCAAAGTGAAGATGCAGGACTGGGCCGACAAGAAGATCGGAACCTTCTCCAAGGGTATGAGGCAAAGGATCAGCATCGGTCTCGCACTCCTCAACGATCCCAGCGTCATCATCCTCGACGAGCCTACTTCCGGACTCGACCCAAGGGGAATGGCAGAGATGAGGGAGATCCTCAAAAACATCAGGAACGACAACAACAATCTGACCGTCCTTATGAGCTCCCACATGATGCATGAGGTCTCCGACCTCTGCGACAGGATCGCCATCATCAACCACGGTACACTCGTGGCTGACGACGATTACGAGCACATCATCGCCGATTCCGACACCAGGATCGTCGTTGTCAAGCCTCTGCAGGCCCCCAACGACGAGATGATCGCTCAGATCAGCAGGCTCGACAATGTCGTGTCCGCCGAACGCATGGGAGGAGACATCAACGTCAGGCTCAGAGGAAACACTGCAGACATGGCTGTCCTCTTCAGGCAGATGGCAGAGCTCGACTTCCCCATATACGGAATGTCCGAGAGTTCCAACGCACTGGAAGACAGATATCTGGCACTTATCAAGGAGTCGAGGTAA
- a CDS encoding TPR repeat-containing protein, which yields MSKPEDAFLQNAGCCGKETFDRAQALAIDGGKDAFGLYMESALQGNPAGAFMVSQYYSRGLESGDRLSATFWAVYAYMCGYLPANDWLKKHFRKNPVPEDREFFGYCEKLAENNGAAAFMAGMGSYLGLGTPFDPVKAYSFFDKSAELGNPDGMCEKALCLMRGAGTERSKEEGLSLLLKAAETGNIRAILKYAWCLEHGYCVQRDRAHALSIYLALADKKDPQAIYEAGRCYLDGVGTDKDPDMAYGWFLVGQTLGGVKATFGMARCMLGGIVEEKRDEGLHLLKETAEQGFPDALVMLGQLYAKGGKILRKDESKAIECFRNAADLGRASACIHMYECYSSGSGVKKDAKLATYYALRAAAYGNTEGCFLAGSALMSGTGIAKNTELGLKLCTYASDDGYMKATFTLANCYSRGKGVPKDAKKGIEMHKELADKGFIKSAFHVAEAYYIGDAVPQDYKKAFSLFKVGAEKDNVFCQYYLGECYDKGHGTSVDKAEALKWYRKAAQQGHIVSQKIVEERKSEAILKDESPFDTFLKSARAGDAQSMYILGRYYEDGIGIEKDPRKAREWYQKAKKRGNPAARRALEALEKKMQAGASEQDAA from the coding sequence ATGTCCAAACCCGAAGATGCATTTCTTCAGAACGCAGGATGCTGCGGAAAAGAGACTTTCGACAGAGCGCAGGCACTCGCCATCGACGGCGGCAAGGATGCTTTCGGTCTTTACATGGAATCGGCTCTGCAGGGGAATCCCGCCGGAGCGTTCATGGTATCGCAGTACTACAGCCGCGGACTCGAATCCGGAGACAGACTGTCTGCGACGTTCTGGGCAGTCTACGCCTACATGTGCGGATACCTGCCTGCGAACGATTGGCTTAAGAAGCACTTCAGGAAGAATCCCGTTCCCGAGGACAGGGAATTCTTCGGATACTGCGAGAAGCTCGCGGAGAACAACGGAGCGGCGGCTTTCATGGCGGGCATGGGTAGCTATCTCGGGCTCGGGACTCCATTCGATCCGGTGAAGGCATATTCGTTCTTCGATAAATCGGCGGAACTCGGCAACCCTGACGGGATGTGCGAGAAGGCACTCTGCCTCATGCGCGGAGCGGGTACCGAACGCAGTAAGGAAGAAGGGCTCTCCCTGCTCCTCAAGGCCGCTGAAACAGGTAACATCAGGGCCATCCTGAAATACGCCTGGTGCCTCGAGCACGGATACTGCGTACAGAGGGACCGCGCCCATGCACTCTCCATCTATCTGGCACTAGCGGACAAGAAGGATCCGCAGGCCATCTACGAAGCGGGCAGATGCTACCTCGACGGAGTCGGTACCGACAAGGATCCCGACATGGCCTACGGATGGTTCCTAGTAGGTCAGACCCTCGGCGGAGTGAAGGCCACTTTCGGTATGGCCCGCTGCATGCTCGGAGGCATAGTGGAGGAGAAAAGGGATGAGGGACTGCATCTTCTGAAAGAGACCGCGGAGCAAGGATTCCCCGATGCATTGGTGATGCTGGGACAGCTGTATGCCAAAGGCGGGAAGATCCTCAGGAAGGATGAATCGAAGGCCATCGAATGCTTCAGGAACGCTGCCGATCTCGGCAGGGCTTCCGCATGCATCCACATGTACGAATGCTATTCATCGGGCAGCGGAGTGAAGAAGGATGCGAAACTCGCCACATACTACGCCCTGAGGGCGGCCGCATACGGTAACACCGAGGGATGCTTCCTCGCAGGCAGTGCACTCATGTCGGGAACCGGTATCGCGAAGAACACCGAACTCGGCCTGAAGCTGTGCACTTATGCTTCAGACGACGGATACATGAAGGCAACATTCACCCTGGCGAACTGCTACTCCCGCGGAAAGGGCGTCCCCAAGGATGCCAAGAAAGGAATCGAGATGCACAAGGAACTTGCCGACAAGGGTTTCATCAAGTCGGCTTTCCATGTGGCGGAAGCATATTACATCGGAGATGCGGTCCCCCAGGACTACAAGAAAGCGTTCTCTCTGTTCAAGGTGGGTGCCGAGAAGGACAACGTGTTCTGCCAATACTATCTCGGCGAATGCTACGACAAGGGTCACGGTACTTCCGTGGACAAGGCAGAGGCACTGAAATGGTATCGCAAGGCCGCCCAGCAGGGACACATCGTCTCGCAGAAAATCGTGGAGGAACGCAAGAGCGAGGCGATTCTCAAAGACGAATCGCCATTCGACACCTTCCTCAAGAGCGCCCGTGCGGGAGATGCACAGTCCATGTACATCCTCGGAAGGTACTACGAGGACGGTATCGGCATCGAGAAAGACCCCCGCAAGGCCAGGGAATGGTATCAGAAGGCCAAGAAGAGGGGCAACCCAGCCGCCAGAAGGGCACTTGAAGCTCTCGAGAAGAAGATGCAGGCCGGCGCATCGGAACAGGATGCTGCCTGA
- a CDS encoding ABC transporter permease protein, translating into MHVDFKDDMRQAYVIAKNEIKKFFRGKKILLFGALVLAVVLLQTIIPIVFNSPYDSKGDVLSSFVSFAVILVELAGVLFTATSIVSEFEDRTALVLFTKPIRKWSIFMGKLMASMIAVGAFILIYYLYAAILSLTAPGAFDSVAFGQSLVLAFCAVFGVCGVSMLFSAFSKKGSTASILTLVFFILLIGLISGLLNSFAHIETWWSIDDASGYISYVFKGTRPIVLDAAPYVDYIALTGADVIRAGAVMIIWGILTNIGAFYLFNKRDF; encoded by the coding sequence ATGCACGTAGATTTCAAAGATGATATGAGGCAGGCGTATGTAATCGCCAAGAACGAAATCAAGAAATTCTTCAGGGGGAAGAAGATCCTCCTGTTCGGAGCGCTTGTTCTTGCCGTGGTACTGCTCCAAACCATCATTCCCATTGTATTCAACAGCCCCTACGATTCGAAGGGAGATGTGCTGAGCAGCTTTGTTTCCTTCGCAGTGATACTTGTCGAACTTGCAGGAGTACTGTTCACGGCAACATCCATCGTTTCCGAATTCGAAGACCGCACTGCACTGGTCCTCTTCACCAAACCGATTAGAAAATGGTCTATATTCATGGGTAAACTGATGGCTTCGATGATTGCTGTCGGTGCATTCATCCTGATCTACTACCTGTATGCAGCCATACTGTCACTGACCGCCCCCGGTGCATTCGACTCCGTGGCATTCGGACAGTCTCTGGTACTGGCCTTCTGCGCAGTATTCGGTGTCTGCGGCGTATCGATGCTCTTCAGTGCTTTCTCGAAGAAGGGAAGTACCGCATCCATCCTCACGCTGGTGTTCTTCATACTGTTGATTGGACTCATTTCCGGATTACTGAACAGCTTTGCCCACATTGAAACCTGGTGGAGCATCGATGATGCGTCCGGATACATCTCCTACGTCTTCAAAGGAACAAGGCCGATTGTGCTGGATGCCGCACCTTACGTCGACTACATCGCCCTGACGGGGGCCGATGTGATTAGGGCCGGAGCGGTCATGATAATCTGGGGAATCCTGACCAACATAGGTGCATTCTACCTCTTCAACAAGAGGGACTTCTGA
- a CDS encoding phenylacetate-CoA ligase PaaF2, producing MTFRNEELETMPAEDLKKMQFELLRKEIRTMYDSSEFFRKRMESVGLAPDDITDMDQFRKIPFMRKSDLRDNYPDHLFVRPYEELVRIHVSSGTTGRPTVVGYTQRDIDNWSESLARGMVSFGVGPSTVFQNMHGYGLFTGGLGAHYAAEKAGATVVPTGVGNTDRQIQLMQDLPVTCLAGTPSYMFHIADVCDQKGIDIRKDTKVRIALAGGEPWSESMRKKLYDRTGIRAHNCYGASEFYGPMFVECEKQCGAHVWADLALIEILDKDGNPVPDGQPGEVVVTMLQKEAFPLIRYKIGDISTLTWEKCACGRTHPRLGRITGRSDDMIVVRGINVFPSQIEAVIGEMPFLAPFYHITLTNENYMDKMVIDVEFTQEALTDDMNKINEMTQTVQARLKEILNLKAVVKINLPGSVERFEGKAKHVTDNRSWE from the coding sequence ATGACTTTCAGGAACGAAGAACTCGAGACCATGCCTGCAGAGGACCTCAAGAAAATGCAGTTCGAACTGCTCAGGAAGGAGATCCGTACCATGTACGACTCCTCCGAGTTCTTCAGGAAGAGGATGGAATCCGTCGGACTCGCCCCCGACGACATCACCGACATGGACCAGTTCAGGAAGATCCCCTTCATGAGGAAATCGGACCTCAGGGACAACTACCCCGACCACCTCTTCGTAAGGCCCTACGAGGAGCTTGTCAGGATCCATGTGTCCTCGGGAACAACCGGCAGGCCCACCGTCGTCGGATATACCCAGAGGGATATCGACAACTGGAGCGAGTCGCTCGCCAGGGGAATGGTGTCATTCGGAGTGGGACCTTCCACCGTCTTCCAGAACATGCACGGCTACGGACTCTTCACCGGAGGTCTCGGAGCCCACTACGCCGCCGAGAAAGCGGGAGCCACCGTCGTTCCCACCGGAGTCGGAAACACCGACAGGCAGATCCAGCTCATGCAGGACCTTCCAGTCACCTGTCTCGCAGGCACTCCCTCGTATATGTTCCACATCGCCGATGTCTGCGACCAGAAGGGAATCGACATCAGGAAGGACACCAAGGTCAGGATCGCCCTCGCAGGAGGAGAGCCCTGGTCGGAGAGCATGAGGAAGAAGCTGTATGACAGGACCGGTATCCGTGCCCACAACTGCTACGGAGCCAGCGAGTTCTACGGCCCCATGTTCGTGGAGTGCGAGAAGCAGTGCGGAGCCCACGTATGGGCAGACCTCGCTCTGATCGAGATCCTCGACAAGGACGGCAACCCCGTTCCCGACGGACAGCCGGGAGAGGTCGTTGTAACCATGCTTCAGAAGGAGGCTTTCCCCCTCATCAGGTACAAGATCGGCGACATCTCCACCCTCACCTGGGAGAAATGCGCCTGCGGCAGGACCCATCCCCGTCTCGGAAGGATCACCGGCAGGAGCGATGACATGATCGTGGTCAGGGGAATCAACGTCTTCCCCTCGCAGATCGAAGCCGTCATCGGAGAGATGCCCTTCCTCGCACCGTTCTACCACATCACCCTCACCAACGAGAACTACATGGACAAGATGGTCATCGACGTCGAGTTCACGCAGGAAGCCCTTACCGACGACATGAACAAGATCAACGAGATGACCCAGACCGTTCAGGCAAGGCTCAAGGAGATCCTCAATCTCAAGGCCGTCGTCAAGATCAACCTGCCCGGCAGCGTGGAGCGTTTCGAAGGAAAGGCTAAGCACGTCACCGACAACAGGTCCTGGGAGTAA